The sequence below is a genomic window from Haematobia irritans isolate KBUSLIRL chromosome 3, ASM5000362v1, whole genome shotgun sequence.
acgaaatttggtacacttaatgATAATTAAATGTActtcatgtgcaaaatttgaagcaaatcagggcaaaactctggcttttgaggccatataagttcaaataggacgaaagatatatatgggagctatatctaactctgaacctatttggctgatatttgcatattttacaaAAGCCCGAAAATATTTGactgcccgaaattttgagaaaatacgtagataaatacgtgaattatgacctgatcggtgataaatatatatatgacagctatatccaaatctgaaccgattttttcaatatcaatagcgattgtctttgagccaatgtaaaactctgtgcccaatttcaggacgatcggacttaaactgcgagctgtactttgcacagaaaattacatatacagacagacggacagacagacagacagacggacagacagacagacagacggacagacagacagacagacaggcaaacggacatcgttaaattgactcagaatttaattctaagccgatcggtatactaaacgatgggtctcagacttttccttcttggcgttacatacaaatgcacaaacttattataccctgtaccacagtagtggtgaagggtataaaaatctatagaaataaaattttggcaaaattttctatagaaataaaatttggcaaaattttctatagaaataaaatttaaaattaaatgtttttgttgttaatttttttttttcgtttggtagttttttggtaacatttgcagaaaattttgctagattatttttggctctagtggcaaccgtgctcccaACCCCTGCGATATTGATTTCTTACCAGCCGAGATGGGTGCAAATGATATTGATAACTGACCAACACAGTATGGTAACAAAATGATATCGTCCGGGAATAGTTTATTGCTAAATGTTATTAACTTCATAAATGTATAAGAAGAAATATATAACCAGACGATATTAACCTCCAATAATACTTCCAATACCCAATAGTGCTGACACCAACGTTTGCAACGCTCAGAAGAAAATTAAGACTTTCCCGTCGACCCCACTTGGTTAGGAAAAAAAGGTTCCGCATCGTTACTTTCAAATTCGTCGAATTGATCATCATCAGTTGTATCACAAGGGACTAATAGCCTATGTTAGCATAAAATTACAAGCGTCTCTATGGCTGATCGAGGCTAAATAGCATACTCGTTACATCCATCTCGGAAAGAAGACACGTGTGCAACCACTTGGATATACTTTATAACATGCATTATGTTTGTTTCATGGTCATTGGTATCCCATACGTGAAACTTTAAACTAGATATTTCAAATATAGATGTTATCATATATGTATGGTAAAGAAAATGGCTCTATCCCAGGACCGTTACAGGCCTAGTCCCTAGTGTATATGACCTGCTCCAGTTTTGGTCAAAAAGGTATGGGATGgatggtcactttaacatgggtttgtcattgacggggttagTTTACACTTGAGGACACAACTTGAAATCATTTCAAAGGACACGTCCCGATACCACTACTGTGATAAATGCTGCACttaaaatatcaataattttaacaaaccaTGAGTTCAAATATTTACCTTCTTGTTATACAAATCGTTCTATACGAAAGGCTTCAATAATTCGCAGTTCAGTGAAGTAGGATAAgttcatttatttctatttagatAACTCAAAATAACAGTTACAATAGTCACTATTGTGATTGTGTCTTTTTGAATTTGTGTGTAAAAACGGCCTCATTATGAACACTTCCATAACAGCTGTGTTTTGCTTTGTTTACTTTTTATGGCAACGTTTGTTGATTGTAAAGAAAAACTTCGTTGTGATGGCTGCCGAAAGTGTACCTGAAGCATGATCGTTGCATGATACACAATTTAATAAGTGGTTTCCATTTGGCAATGTTGTTGTCTAGCTCTTCCTTTCACGAGATTGTATTCACAATGCCCAAAAAATGCTCTGAAGATTTTAGCACATTCTTAACAAAATTGCAAAAGCAATATCTGTGTTGTTATCCTTTACATTGCATAGATTGGAAGGTATGTTACTGCCCATATATTTGCTTGAAAATCTGCTTCAGTTGCATTTTTATATCGTAGGAATTCCCCAAAAATTTATCATGGGATCAACAGAAGGAATTGGTCGACTCCACATACAATTCCACGCTAAACCAACAACTGCCCATAAAAATTGGATACCaattaaatttcttcaaaaaactgATAGTTTTTCTGGAAGAAAGCACCACCGAAGTTCATGATgcgatatatgaaagctattgcCAAATTCAACAAAGTGTAGCTCAAGATAGCACCCAGAAATATGCCTTTAAACATTATATACTCAATGAAGAAGATCAATTTACCCTCCGAGAATCGAAAAGTTTTGTGGCAGACGGAACCACAGGCTTATGTAGTTGGCAAGCATCCTTGGCTTTAGCTGACTTTATGCTACATCATCAAGATTTGATAAGAAACAAATCAATTCTGGAATTAGGAGCTGGTACAGGTCTGTGTGgttttattctatacaaaatgtgtgAAACAAGGGATTTGCTATTAAGTGATGGTAGCCCTCAATGTGTAGAGTTAATGTGTGAAagcataaaaagaaatttcccTACAGCCAAAGAGATGGCTGAAGAACCTAGGAAATATATTTGGAatgataaatttttacaatgttcGGTAGTGCCTTGGAACTGTATCAATGACATTAAAGAAGTTTGCACTTTAAAACCTGATGTATTGCTAGCATCTGACGTGGTTTACGATGACACTTGTTTCGAAGATTTATCATTTGCCATAGATTATGTTTTCAAATTGAAAGAGAATGCCGTACAAATGTATTTGGCAGCCACTGTAAGGAATGAGCATACATTAAatggatttctaaagaaattgggTAAATAATtgcttttagaaaataaaattttgaagataaaatgaaattaatttttaggaaCCCTAAACTTTATTGTGATCGAAGAACCAGTAGTGCCTTTAGAAGACAGTTTTCTATACTGGGACCGTAGTACACCTGTAAAAATACTGAAGATTACCAGAtaacattacaaaaattttataattatatgaGAGGAAAATTTGGTGCATTGGAGATATATGGAGAGTGTTTTGTGAGTTGCACGTCCCAATAGAGGTAAACCACCGTTGTAGAGTTGAATATTCAAATAAagaatccagagaaaaatatttGTCCTAGACCTAACCACGTACCGTGTAAATTGCTTGTGAAGATGCAGAAAGTTTTGATTGGTTTGTGGATTCTTTCCCTGGCTGTtacaaagttaggttaggtgtatcagactcacttagactattcagtccattgtgataccactttggtgaacttctctcttatcactgagagctgcccgattccatgttaagctcaataacaagggacctcctttttatagccgagtccgaacggcgttccacattgcagtgaaaaccagtattactgaggtgggataattactgaggtgggataatccaccgctgaaaaacgtttttggtgctcggtcgaagcaggaatcgaatccacgaccttgtgtatgcaaggcgggcatgctaaccattgcaccacggtggctccaaggTTGAGCGGCTCTGTGTTAGTATTTCACATTGAGCAATAGTTTCCGTATATTTTTCCACTGATTGTTGCCAGGCTCTGTAACTGTAATACACAATGATCGATGATTGCTTTGGTTGTTTCCTGGGCATTGCCAGGTTGAGCAGCATTGAGCAATGATTGATTTGTTAGTTCTGTGGCAGAGAGCCACGATCACTGAGGACAGTGATAGTACAGGATGACCGAGTTGTAAGATTACTAATTAAGTACTTGTAACGGAACAAAACTGAGGAAAATCCTGTCTCAGAGATATAcgtattttttatactttttgtagctaccctacgggaaatggatcaaccacaaaaccggtacaggactagaccctggtgtgtatggaccagtcccagttctggtcaaaacgtatgtaaGAGACcggccactttaacatgggtttgtcattgacggggtaaatttacattttaggacgcgtcttggactcatcccaaaggacacgtcttgggacaatttagcaggagcaccccatagacaggtcctcaggaaccagtctcgtacAAAATCTTATAAATCTCTTCAAATTGGGCATcgcaatcgaacccgaaatgaaacaaagaacttttgaaatatggcgaataataggttattctgataattttatttcacaaaatgtgaaaatgcttgatattaaaatcttaatggatgtaagattttaatatcaagcgagagtggaaataaataaattacgactatttaaaaattgcaactaactggagcacaggtaccagttctgtaatGGGTCAGtctgtggcaatttgcaccaatttcccgtagggtagtcgaCATTGGCCAAATTGGATTCCAAATCTACAAAAACTTAACAAGAATtataaacgtgcgtccatccaaccatcttgcagtctatagggctttgcccaaataaatttgacaaacattcttttcctctgttggttaagctatacttgtagtttagtcaatgcatggttttaagctgaaatcaaaaacaacaacaatgattaatgaaccaataataacaaaacaaaaagaatcaaaAAAGACGAAAcatgctcaaaataaacccagccaactgcactcaaatcgatgatttgacggtggcaaaggaaaagagatatgtttgtacgaatttatttcggcataagccgcctATCAAgtacagggatggaaaatacaatttttacgaaagtactaaaaaggtatttttttgagcgaaaaagtacttttcactaaatttcaacaaaaattccattggaagattattgtcaagagctcccttggactgaattttaaatataaataaaagtttgtcactcctcaattttaaatatttttgtagttttatatccgcttacaaagactactgtagtattgtaatcacggttgcctgagttaatagaattctactgtttggtagattagtagaaatcatgttacttcataaattttctgtaaatatataaataaaaaaaatctattgaaataaaaatttgacgaaattttctatagaaataaaattttgacaaaattttacatagaaataaaattttgacaaaatattctatggaaataaaattttgacaattttttctatagaaataaactattgacaacattttctataaaaataacattttgacaaaatattctatggaaatgaaattttgacaaatttttctatagaataaaattttcatcagaaataaaattttgactaaattttctatagatataaaatttttaccaaattttccataaaaattaaattttgaccaaattttccataaaaatcaaattttgaccaaattttccatacaaataaaattttgaccaaattttctataaaaataaaattttgacaaaattttctatagaaataaaattttgacaaaatattctttagaaataaaattttgacaaaatattctttagaaataaaattttgattaaattttcgtcagaaataaaatttttaaaacattttttataaaaataaaatttgacaaaattttctatagaaataaaattttgataaaaatttctatacaaataaaagttttctgaaaaaataattttttgcaatacaatattttttggtagtttttggtaagatttgctccaaatgttggtagattttttttttgtctcaagtttcgacggtgactgtaatggttcgcattattttagtacgcgatcaatgacttcttatctagaaagtgttcgtgtggaagcgtaatatagaatcacatgctttttaaactaaaacattctttaaattcaataaaatcgtgttttttactatggcttttacaaaatcgagattttgtttccgcatgaacttgtctgttttgccaaatttgtaaaagactattagcgaattttgttaaagaccttctcaaaatattaaaatattttgtcaaaactattgtaccataaatctgatatcggctaaaaaatgtctaacaaaaggtactaaatcatttgcGGGGGTATTACGGTACTGACTAggatgaaaaagtattgaaaaaagtactatagtactgcattttccatccctgatcaagtaaaactttttttcggaagtttcaagtgtggttcattgttgggtttaataaactgcctgaatttattctgataattggttgatagttttgctgtaagtagaggatgctgatgaggaatgtggtaattccgaaacgtgcgtccatccaaccatcttgcagtctatagggctttgcccaaataaatttgacaaacattattttcctctgttggttaagctacacttgtagtttagtcaatgcatggttttaagctgaaatcaaaaacaacaacaagaatgataaattatagaaaaaagtaCTTGAGCTTAAAAACTAGAAAAAGGAACATAAATAGAATTAATAACTGACTAACAGAACTTGAAACAATCGGATAcacaataattaaaacaattaaaaaatattaaaattacaaaaaatatatatagtaaaaaattttattttattaattattaatttaaaaaattaaaaataagtaaTAGTAAAAAAACGACATGAATATAAAACTACTCCCTACTTAGTAGGGAACaagatttctatatatatagatCGCAAAACTGTTGTCGGTGTTTATACATGGAGTGCTCCGATCCTGTATCAAACATCTCAAAGTGATGTAGTCGAAAAACTTGGAAAAGTggatattataacttgatggggaatagcccaaagcaaattttcacaaagtttgtattccttaaagtggattataaaagaaaagtaatcgtgaaaaattacgtttttagtcattttttcactaaaatgaAAACTAATTCAGTAAAaacaaggcataaaattatacatatttgttgcagatttcattataacttgatggggaatagcccaaagcaaattttcacaaagtttgtattccttaaaatgggatattaaagaaaagtaatcgtgaaaaatgacgattttagcggctaaaggtgggtattaagatcgagtttagccgctaaaaacgtcattttttcacgattacttttctttaataatccattttaaggaatacaaactttgtgaaaatttatttttggcttttccccatcaagttataataaaatttgcaacaaatatgtataatttcatgcagttttcttactgatttagttttcactttagcgattttagcggctaaactcgaacttaatactcaccttaaaggtgggtattaagttcgagtttagccgcttaaatcgccattttttcacgattaattttcttaattaatccaccttaaggaatacaaactttgtgaaaatttgctttggggtattccccatcaagttataataaaatttgcatcaaatatgtataattttatgccgttTTTTACTGATTTCGTTTTCACtttaacgattttagcggctaaactcgaacttaatacccaccttaaatccGTAAAATATGTACTAGACACACATACATTTTTAGTGATTTTAAATTCAACATATACCAGTTTTCAACCCAATAAGATTAAATGGGTTACAAGATGCTGacgtttttaattcatttaaatttaatgaacaaaGGATTTCGATTCCAGAAAAAACATATAGCAAGTATCAACTAGATGGTTTGTAGTGTGATTATAAAATTCCTGACTGACTGATAGCAGATCGCTTTAGAATTTCAACATTATCAATGGTGCGTGCAATTTTGTTAACCAAAAAGCTGGATGTCTTGCAAATAATTTCACACTTATACCTCCatcatataaatattaaaaacataactttttgtatataataaattctcatatatttaattaaaaataataacatatttaaatataataaatacttaAATTAACAAGATTACACATGCGACATTTGTCTACTGTACAGCTGGTCTACTAATTGTGGGTATTGTACCATCATTTAAACATCTTACATTCAATTGTTCGATTTGATGCTTCTGGAAGATAATACCCAATAAGCCATATTGAATTTCAAATAGAGAAGTA
It includes:
- the LOC142228534 gene encoding protein-lysine N-methyltransferase EEF2KMT; translated protein: MIHNLISGFHLAMLLSSSSFHEIVFTMPKKCSEDFSTFLTKLQKQYLCCYPLHCIDWKEFPKNLSWDQQKELVDSTYNSTLNQQLPIKIGYQLNFFKKLIVFLEESTTEVHDAIYESYCQIQQSVAQDSTQKYAFKHYILNEEDQFTLRESKSFVADGTTGLCSWQASLALADFMLHHQDLIRNKSILELGAGTGLCGFILYKMCETRDLLLSDGSPQCVELMCESIKRNFPTAKEMAEEPRKYIWNDKFLQCSVVPWNCINDIKEVCTLKPDVLLASDVVYDDTCFEDLSFAIDYVFKLKENAVQMYLAATVRNEHTLNGFLKKLGTLNFIVIEEPVVPLEDSFLYWDRSTPVKILKITR